Part of the Chitinispirillales bacterium genome, TAAAATTTGGCGACATATATACTTGTGCGACAGACACCTATATAAGTCCCCAGTGGAGAAACAATACATGAAGATACGAATGGATTCTCTTATCAAAGCCATAACCGCCGCCTTAGATGCAGTTGAAAAAGAACTTTTGGGGGCAAGCGGCAACCATGGAAAACGAATCGCGATTCTTTGCGCTAAAATGGGAAAACTGTTAGGAAAAAATACGGAAGAAATCATGGGTTTGACAAATTGTGCGCTTTTGCATGATAACGCTCTTACCGAATATATTCTTGCGACACGTGCAGGCGGGCACTATGATTCGACTATGAAAGAACACTGCGAATTCGGACAGCGAAACGTCGATGCGTTACATTTCAAAACCGATATAAAGGATTTTATTCTTTATCATCACGAACGAGCCGACGGTAAAGGTCCATTTGGAATACGTGAAGGAGAAAGTCCCATAGAAGCGCAACTTATAGCTATCGCCGATTCAATCGACGTAACGTATCATTTACAGACGTTAAAACCCGACGAACTTACTTCCGTCTTGCAAACCGTCAAAGAAGATACCGGTAAAAAATACGGTAAAATCGCCGCGCAAACAATGCTGGAAATTATGGATCTGCAAACGCTCGAATCGCTCAAAGACGAAGTTATAAACGAAACCGCCGAAACTTTTTTAATTCCCTGGTTCGTAGATGTGGAAGACAAGGTCGTTTTTAATTTTGTAAGTTTCATCGCAAAAATCATCGACTATAAATCCGTTTTTACCAAACGACATTCGATTCAAATCGCCGACATGGCTTGGTTTATGGGAGGATATTATAACTATAATCAAACGGAAAAACTTAAGTTATACCTTGCCGCCGCCCTGCACGATATAGGAAAATTGGAAACCCCGTCTGCGATTCTGGAAAAACCCGGTAAACTAACGGACGAAGAATTTATAACTATCAAAGAACATGCACG contains:
- a CDS encoding HD domain-containing protein, encoding MKIRMDSLIKAITAALDAVEKELLGASGNHGKRIAILCAKMGKLLGKNTEEIMGLTNCALLHDNALTEYILATRAGGHYDSTMKEHCEFGQRNVDALHFKTDIKDFILYHHERADGKGPFGIREGESPIEAQLIAIADSIDVTYHLQTLKPDELTSVLQTVKEDTGKKYGKIAAQTMLEIMDLQTLESLKDEVINETAETFLIPWFVDVEDKVVFNFVSFIAKIIDYKSVFTKRHSIQIADMAWFMGGYYNYNQTEKLKLYLAAALHDIGKLETPSAILEKPGKLTDEEFITIKEHARKTWELLKDIDGFHDICAWACNHHEKLNGTGYPFGKKADELDFNSRLMACIDIYQAVREKRPYHPARNHNDAMQILYKMADDNAIDKNIVNNISTAMAPFDDIDLPTPQIS